A genomic stretch from Mycobacteriales bacterium includes:
- a CDS encoding acyl-CoA carboxylase epsilon subunit, with the protein MTELRIVRGGVPDEAELAALTAVIAAKARARPAPEHRLRTPLSPWVASGLVKGTRTKV; encoded by the coding sequence ATGACGGAGCTTCGGATCGTGCGCGGCGGTGTACCGGACGAGGCCGAGCTGGCCGCTCTTACGGCGGTCATCGCGGCCAAGGCACGGGCACGGCCGGCGCCGGAACACCGGTTGCGCACGCCGTTGTCGCCATGGGTCGCGAGTGGCCTGGTGAAGGGGACCCGCACGAAGGTGTGA